TTGCCCACAAAAACGGCGTTGAATCGAAACCGGCCTTTTCCAGCGAGAGCATGTCGGCCAATTTAACTGCCTCAGCTTCAGATCGCTCGATTATATCGCGGGCATTTTTCAGGTTATCTCCGGGGTATTGCCTGATGGCCGTCAGGGCCAAGTCTATATAGAAATCGGGGATAAATGCCGGCAAGAGGGAGCCAGCCGATTCCAGCCCGTTGATGACATCTCTGTTGCCGACCGCGAAACCGAAGGGTATAGCAGGCAGTCCGAAGGTATAAGCGAAGGAATACACCTCGATCCCGACTTTCCTGCCACCCTCGATAGCCAGTAGCGAAGCCGGCTTATGGGTGCTGATTGCCTGGTAAGCGGCATCGTTCACGACCACAACGTTTTCCCTGGAAGCCATCCATATCAAATTCTCCATCGCCTTCGCGTCGAGGGAAGCCCCGGTAGGGTTGTGCGGGGAATTGAGAAATAAAAGACGCGCCACGCGGCCCAGTCTGGTGCTGAGTCTTTCAAAATCAGGCTGCCAGTTATTCTTGTGCGAGACGGTATAGTGGACCGGTTCGCCGCCGCACGCCATAGTCACTTTCCGGTATAGAGGAAGCCCTAATTCGGGGACAAAGACAATATCTCCGTTGTCAACGAAAGCGAGGGCGAGAGTCATCATGATCGATGATATCCCGCCGCCAATGAATACCTCTTTTCCCGGATTGACTTTTGCTCCGTGCTCGTTCGATATCCATTCGGCCACTGCTTCCTTGAGTAAACTTATGCGGCTCTTATCCGCCGGGAAGAGCTGCTTTTCGGATAAGGTCAACCCGGCGGTCAACGTTACCGGCCAGTTGAATCTGGCAAGATCGAGAACGTCAATTTTCTTAATGCGGGTCGGCCGGGTTTTTTCTCTGGTAAAGGACACGATATCGAGCGGTAGCTGATATAAGCGATTAGCCTTATCGATTATGGCTTTTTTAATTATCATGCTTTCTGCCCTCGCTGCCGGGTTTCCGTTTGGGCTGCCTGGCGCATTCTGCCCAGCCGCTCAAGGTCTTCATCGGGTATCGATCTCACCTTGCCGAGTTGGCGGGCCAGCCGGATTATGTGCGCGCAATGCTCCACTGTCTCGTGGCGATTATAAGCCTCAAGTAGGTCGGTGCCTACGGTCAGCAACCCATGATTACTTAAGAGAAAGGCGTTGGAGTCGTCCAAATACGGCCTCAGGGAAATGCCCACCTGCTCTGTCCCCGGAGGAGCATATTCGACCAGTGGGACCTCGCCTATGAAAAGCGCCATCTCCGGCAGTACGTTCGCCGGAATCGATTGGCCCGCGACGGCGAATGAAGTAGCGTTGGGGGCGTGTGAATGTACGCAGGCGCCGATATCGGGACGCGCCGAGTACACCGCCAGATGCATCTTCAGTTCCGAGGTCGCTTTTCGAAAGCCCTGAAGGATGTTGCCCTTCAAATCCACGACTGCCAAATCGTCAATCGTGATATTCTGTTTCGAGATGCCGGATCCCGTAACCATGATCTCAGTGTCGCTCAGCCGGGCAGATATGTTGCCTTCGGCTGCGGCAATCATGTTTTTCAGGTACAACATTCTGCCAATTCTGGCGATTTCATCAGCGATTTTGATATGGTTTTTCATGGCTTACGGGAAGTTAGAGGCTTTTTCGACGGTTGTCAACAACTCTGAAGAGGGTTCGGCACGTGTCGAGCAGGCTCGACTCAACTCAAGTTTCTGTCTGTTAATGTGTTAGGGGTGATTATCGGGCGCTTGGCGGGGCTGGCGGCAGACGGAAGCTTGTTGTGAGCATCGACTGACCCGGAAAAAAGCGCCAAGCTGTTGATAGATAAAAGTTTTTTTGAATCAAATGGGCTGTTCGTTGCGTTAAAATAATAGGTATGCCGGGCGTTCAATTTTCCCTTGACAGAAAAGTAGGGAAAGGTTACTTTACTTGGCTAAGTGTCTGGAGGATAAGATTACTTGAGCTCACGCTTTTTCTCCCCTCAAAATAGTGCTTCGAAGGGGCGTCAGTATTATTTAGTGATTTCGGCGGCGGTCGTATTTCTGATACTGGGGATCCTGATTTCGTCCGGTCTGGATTTCACCTCTCCTTCCGTGGCCAAAAATGCATCGGTAATGCCCAATCTGAACATGTATCCAGTCGTGGAGAGTGACGATGGATATGAGTCGCCGTTCGTGGCCGTAGTTGCGGCTGTCGAAGGCGCGGTGGTGCAC
This genomic stretch from Candidatus Zixiibacteriota bacterium harbors:
- a CDS encoding aminotransferase class I/II-fold pyridoxal phosphate-dependent enzyme, which encodes MIIKKAIIDKANRLYQLPLDIVSFTREKTRPTRIKKIDVLDLARFNWPVTLTAGLTLSEKQLFPADKSRISLLKEAVAEWISNEHGAKVNPGKEVFIGGGISSIMMTLALAFVDNGDIVFVPELGLPLYRKVTMACGGEPVHYTVSHKNNWQPDFERLSTRLGRVARLLFLNSPHNPTGASLDAKAMENLIWMASRENVVVVNDAAYQAISTHKPASLLAIEGGRKVGIEVYSFAYTFGLPAIPFGFAVGNRDVINGLESAGSLLPAFIPDFYIDLALTAIRQYPGDNLKNARDIIERSEAEAVKLADMLSLEKAGFDSTPFLWAKIAGRKHARTQASILYRRSRILVAPGTAFGENGDGFIRLSLTTPPEDYQTARERIKRKLNLLKVSEDD
- a CDS encoding class II aldolase/adducin family protein, producing MKNHIKIADEIARIGRMLYLKNMIAAAEGNISARLSDTEIMVTGSGISKQNITIDDLAVVDLKGNILQGFRKATSELKMHLAVYSARPDIGACVHSHAPNATSFAVAGQSIPANVLPEMALFIGEVPLVEYAPPGTEQVGISLRPYLDDSNAFLLSNHGLLTVGTDLLEAYNRHETVEHCAHIIRLARQLGKVRSIPDEDLERLGRMRQAAQTETRQRGQKA